The Cydia strobilella chromosome 13, ilCydStro3.1, whole genome shotgun sequence genomic interval TTAGtgtatttattagtttttaaaagcttttatttaacttgcaatgtagctatgtttgtacgggtcaaatcttgcaagttaaatttgacttgCTTCCCggttttccgatgaagctgaaaatttgcatacatatgtaagtcgggtgacaatgcaatatcatggtaccatcgagctgatctgatgatggagacgggaggtggccataggaactctgtgataaaacaacaatacctaattgtgtttggggttttcaAAATTCTCTCGATgaattagttgcctgtggtaagaaaagtacagtcagcaataaaagcttgtaccaagtgaaatttttaacaaaaaaaattattaaccaTTAATCTCTTATGAATTTTGACCCATTGATTTGATGGTTTTAAGTTCATTTTTTGCATCCATACTAGGGCAGGTATCCTTTTATGTAAAAATCTTTCGGTTAACACATTCGCGgacacgaatgctatagcaggtgcgtagttttttgtttcctttgccctatgacacatgacgtcactaggtacattttttggTCTAATTTCAAGTTACAAAACTACACAAATGTCAAGGGTATAAATTAGAAAAATCCATCTGAAATCCAAAAGTCCAAATATTAATGGATCTGAAGCTTCTAATTTATGTCCTACATATAGTGGAAGGGAGAATTATTGTTAAGAGTAAGGACCTCATTGATTAAGATATAAAGAGCTAAACATAAGTCGGTAAATTACCTTAGCGTTTTAGGGGcagtccgagtgacagcttttgtgtttgacacggcgtcgaaatggggtcatccataaataacatcacacgaatttcgtgattttttgacccctccccgcCTTCTTGTCAcacctggtcacatttggcagccccctcccccctggtgtgacgtcacatatttggcaattttgttttcaacgaaatcaGCAAATCGAATGAagtattttaagataaatatttttaaaaatagcaatattatgacacgaaaccgattaggaataaaattttacaaataaaaacgatATATTATCTTTTCAAAAACTAGCCTATTTATTTGTACCGCGAATactaaaaaatcaaaacaatttttggctacaagtgaagttaaagtgacgtcacaaaatttgTGACCCCCTCTCCCGTGTCACATTTTCTGAACCACctcctccccctaaacgtgttacgtaattaatggatgatccCAAAGGTTAACatcataatcatattttttcCTCACAAAATACGCCTGCCAAGTTCATTGGTTAGCTCTTTCATACTATTGACGGTAAAAATATTTGCGTTCGTCATATTCTTTCTTTAATCACCAATACAATAGACTGATTTCGTCATATTTAAACCTCCATTTTAACAAGCATTTTTCTGGCATTTAAAGGAacacatttataattatttttacaatgcatgtgctcgaaaagtgcgtttcctacggagccatatcatgcggaaagtactacttttccgcactagtgctttttgttttcaatttttttttacagtacatatggcgctactttctcgcactagtgcggaaaagagcactttttttcaaattttttaataattaaacttatttgccatgatatgtttttttatttactcgcacaatacATAGtgaaacattgtatgatacacgtgcgtaaagatgatttccgcacttgttgcataaatagctattgaaCGCAAACTATTTTTATTCTCGATAGACATAGTTTGCATCTAGCGTGACTAGAAATCCATTCTGTAAAGGGTCTATTGTAAGACAAGTATCTTGGTATGCAGAACTATTCTTTAGGGTATaaaggccagagcacaccggATGCTTATGCGTGGACGCGCGCGTGCGCTAAAATGTTGGTGccgtgcacgcacacgtcacgcaagcgatgtgccgtctctcataagtaTCTATACATTACAACACGCACTTAACTGTTGTTTCAATGTCAGTTTCGATCATTCACATACTaaaactattaattattatctaattttgaaagaaattaagCCTGTTGCAATTATTTGTCATTGAAATAGCAAATAATCCAACATATAGCATTGTTTTGGTCTTGCTATTTAAGACAATGCCAAATTTTAAGAGAATCCGTGTAGGCAAAAAATTTGAAGGTTAGAATTGAgttaaaattacatttacaagGATGAAATAGTGTGGATGAAGACAAGGTTATGCCAATTATGCCATAAAGAATAGCgctttcataattatttatgtctAGATACCAAGCTTTCAACATTACGCTGGCATTGTAAATCGCTGGTTTTTGTATGGGCGTTTTGTGATCTCATTTTTTTGTTCTCTTAtttaattaaccttttcgatattttttcttaatttattaGTAATTTACGTATTCAGTTTGAAAATGTCCATACAAACATCGGTACAACCGGatctaactgaaaaaaatacgaGTAAGTATGTTAGTTTTGTAACCGTGTATGTCGATACGATAACAGAGCGTTTATTTTTTCATCAATGAAATATTTGGATTCATAAAGCTGTCTTGTGATCGAAACGCAGgtctaagataaaaaaaaagtttattatctATGGTACACAGAAATGCGTTTCGATAACCAGTTCTCAGCTTATTGGCCTCTACACACGTCACCGATAACGCATGCGATTTGCAATTGCGGCATTCGgtcgatcgattgaattcgtcCAACTCAGCcagcaattatctaaaatcgcatgccaTTTATTGTAAGGTCTGTAGAAGCCTTTGGTACCTTTGCCGCCCGGAGCGACGTAAATCTAATTTTAGAACCGTATTGCTCTATTGGTATACTTTTGATCTCTAAATGCATAATTTAACAGACAGTATTTGCTGCAGTGGGCGTGTTCTTTAAATGTATGTGATAAATTGTACAAACGAGATCTGATTCGAGTCTCCCTTCTTGTGTAGTTTTTATTGACGTTTAGAATAGTGAATACATTGTGACGTTGTTTGGGGTTATCAGGGGTAGAAACGCAATTGGTCATACGCTATAACTTgccataataattatgtttttccatactataatattatactataatattataaatgcgaaagtgtgtctgtctgtctgttacctcttcacgcttaaaccgctgaaccaatttagttgaaatttggtataaagataGTTTTGAGTCCCGGgcaaggacatagggtagtttttatcccagaagtcatcctttaagggggtgaaaaggggggtggaagtttgtatggggaatcgataaaacgcagattggataaaaaataagttacccaaattactaactccacgcagaagaagtcgcgggcaaaaggtagtagTTTATAATTGCACTTATGCCAGAAACACTGTATTACCAAGCAACCAAATGCTACCTTCTGACCTGGGAAGGGCgcaaataatattattctacCTAGTTCGCAGTGTacgtaactgtacataattaggcattaaaacactcgtgtgatgtttttatgaaactcgctttctgttcgtttcataaactcacactcgtattttaatacctttaattatatagcagtcacataaactactattatgatGCAGATTCGTATGACCAGTTGAATTTATTCCACCTTATAATCCGTATCATGTTAGAATTCGACTTTAGTTGTAGGATACCACGACACGACTGACCCTTGTTATGCGGTTCACGCCGCAATTTCATATAACTTTTGCAGACGGCAGCTCTAACATTGTCATTACATTTCATATcatatgtaggtatagttagacACCAAATAACACAAACAATAAGAATTATATAAAGCCATTCTTTGTCCTTTCTTGTCATAAAAATAGCTGAAGGAGCTAGTCGAGAAATAGatgtaaactaaataaaagatatttttaagtttaacgAACGGGACGgcaatatgtatttaattttctaaatgGGACGGCAAAAGAGTTATTTCTCAAGTGATAGTGAGTCCCAGTTGTTCAAAATCAAGTAGTTAggtatagtcgttcgattttaagctggccccgaacggctaatcctttgcTATTgctaagtaaaaccgcacgtacTACCTAACAAAAGGGGCAGTCATTGGGgtataattctaattggcacctgagcgcgggctagttcaacgctcaaaaaccagtgtaagtgcgctctccgataacgcgcctttgttacacATCTCGATGACATAATTTAGACTGGTTCTATAGCGTGCGACTCGTCGGCACGCAGTAACCGTAGAGGACCACACAAGAAAtcgcaaattatttttctgtttgaagtggcacgtgcggtttcacttACAATAGATAGACAGAGTTATCCCTTAGGGGCCAGCTTGTAAGCTAACGACTATACTGCATGCTACAATGTGAAAAGACCCTAAGCTACATTGTAATAGGGAATATTGCcctagcacagaataactaataggcCCTAGTATACGCATTTTTACACTGCGAGCAAAGTTACTGATATAGACATTATAGACCATAAAATCACATATTTCTCAGTATTTTTAGAAGAAAATGTTAGAGCTATTATCTGTAAAATTCATTAGAAAATCATCGCTTAACgtaattttgttttaagttgaaatcgttttttaatttacacacatctaaatgtacctaatatccTTATGTGTTCAAAAACGGTACAACTAATTGTTGATGTTTTCTGTCAAATATTTTACATTGTTTGACAACTGTGTCGTGAAAGTTAAATGTCAACTCACTGTCAAGCCAGATTTAGGAAAGTAATGTACACCCCATAGAGAgacccccacactagcgtctcccgagcgtcggcaACGCCATTTTCtaagcgctgactagacgcggACGCTCAAAACTGTACGCTGGAGTCTCTCTTTTTCTAGTAGATACATGCGTCCCACTCTTACGGAAAGCATTTTCATACTCGTAAGTAGGGTAGCCATATGGCTCACCAAAACTGGACTTGATGGATCATAAGGGCAATCAATGTCATAGTGCAACCTTAATTAGGTATTCATACCAGCTTTGGGTGAATTTACATGTATAACCAAATGTATGAgacctatatatattatactttcAGTAAGGCAAGATTTGGCTCACATATGACTAAACTGCGGCCTACAATATAAGCCTTTTAAGTCATTCATCTCGCACTTACTTCGATTAAAAGGGCCGAATGTATTAATTCGGCTACAACATTcgtaattttctttaaaagtgAGTTGACAACTTAAAAATTGTTGAATTTCAATGTAATGATCGTTTGAACGCGCTTGCGTCATATGCTTCCCTGATACTTCCACAAATTTATGTACAAACGATGCATTTAAGTTTCGCCTTTTTCCGGAAAGATAGCATTGGTCGTTGTAGTAATAGTTTAAGGTTTCAAGCGGGGTTGAAATGTGTGGAAACAACACCAAAGTTTAGTGAAATAAAGGTTACCGTTACACATACCCAGAACACTGAACTTTCCGCAAGGaatgtggtttttttttaacggtCTAATTTGACCTGTACTTAGCCAGAGATCGTGACAGTTTGCGTAAAAATGTTAATCTTCTCGCTGCCGCCTTCTTTTTTCGAATACTTGGGTAAAGCCCATACAATTGTTTTTGAGAAGCACTTGATAATGTGTTGATGTTAATTGTCAACGTCAATTGAAAAgcaaaaaatgtatggaaatgtgACTTTCCGTTCACATATGACATTCCgattcatttttaaattttccattCGCGTTTATGATTAACGATTCTCACTACCCTTAACGCATTATGCTATGATATAACTTTTAGACCTTACAATAATATCGAAATTTAAACCAATGAAGTAAATTTGGGTAAGACCggctataaaataatatataaaatgttttgttgGGAAGACTATCATCTCGTATTTGTCCTTACATATATGCTCCTTCCTTTTTTTTGGACGACGTGACTTTGGTGTCGCTTCCACACATTGACTTGATGGCATTAGTGTAAGTGTACGGTTTGATACTCAGTGAAGTGTGAGTTTAAATGTTGTTCATAAGTgccaatgtttttttattacccCGTTTGGTTGCTTGTTTTTGCTCGTTTTGGAAACATACGATATATTTCTGTGAGAAACATTGTGAAATGttagttaaattatgattttatgaaAGTGTTCTCTGATGCACTGTTATGAAATCATAGTTTTGGtttatcttaagttttttttaatgatatcgTGATCATGGACTTTAATGAAGAGTAACACAATTGCTTGGATGTCATATTGTAAAGCAGTGTCTCTTATATAACATGTATTGTTAGGGTGCATCTATAACGGAGTCACTTTTTGTAGAACAAAGTTTCAAGTGTTAATGCTACATTAGGTAAACTATCTGTAGCCACAAAAGTTGCGGTATGGGTGCACCTTTAGaaccaccccacactagcgtctccacactctatggctgctgctcgacgcaacgttggcgcaactatACAGcaacgccattttccatagcgctgactagacgccgacgctagtGTGGTGGCCCTTATTGGGTACTGTTAGCCAGGAGAGCAAAAACAAGCGAGTCACAATCAATTAGCATCACTGTATTAATAAGGTAAAACACCCATTGATTGGCACCcaatataaagcctgaccagaaatatatgatcattatcaagagcgctgttattctcatgtatagagtgacagttcagtatagtatgaaaaaattagtttcagtgaaattccgcaacatggcgcgtgatcatatattcctggtcaggctttaacagTTTATTGTCATTCAGTTTTGACAAGACTGTCAAGACTTCCCCACTTCAGGGTTGAACGTGCCAATCATCAGGTCTACCCTACGACAAACGCACATCGGACTCAATCGGATTGTAAATGAAATgttgttagtatttttttgagaTTGTTGAAATAAAGATTGTGGTCTTCTCTAGTCTCTGTTAAACGTCGGTTTACACTATACTATAAGTTGTCCAATGTAGTACTAGATCAGTTGGTGTAAATCCTCCTTTAACGTTATTTATAACCTAAGTTTTAAGATGGttagtttttttaaaccataGCCGTAAAGGccatactttgttttttttttctgaacacGTAATTTGTGTAATTTAAAGTACTTAATTTAGTTAGGTATAGATAATAATTGACATGGACTCTCGTACTGAAACCAATCTGCAGCAGACATCTGTGTACTTTGTCATAAATTTCTAGGGCAAATGTGAGAATTGGAGGGTACTATAATTGGTACATTCTGGAAAATCTGAATTTTCACTAGTGAAACGTAAGCGatgtttgtttatattataaacagaGGCTGTAAAAGCAATAAAAGATCAGACTTGCTACATGACTTtctcttatatttatttcccctcacaacacaacacaaatcAGTAAGTATACAATTTACACAAATCAATggagttggcaactgtcaaaggttgtAGAACGCGCCAGCACCTGTCtcttgttttgttttatgagatttggcttaaagggctagcATCCATTATCcagactataaaaaaaaactattcctAGGATTGACAGGTGAAACCCTACgctgctggcgccatctgcaaATACTTCGACAGGCCAAGCCAAGCCAACCCCATTATCTTGAGTTCTATTTTATTCTTGTACTTGAACACTGGTCCTTTTGTGAAAATTATCAGAAAttacttttacaaaaactacCTCTCTTTTGAGGAAAGAGAAAGGAGAGGAAACTCAAAATGTAATGTcagattttgtaatttttttatctccattattcaatatgataaattaaaaattattcaatATGAATTGACATACattgaagtatttttttacatgtttgcaaaaaacaaaaatacaccTTTATTTTATCTAAAGATCACTGATTGACAAAATGATAAAGGGTTAACATTTCTTCTTTATTTATTGACTGATTATTGCTAACAATGTAACCTATTATTATCGTTTCTTTGGAAACAATGAGAGTCGGATCaagttaactctgcatggcatttgtaatatcattattaatgtaaaatttctaaGAAAATGATGTTTATAATCAAATTAATCACACATGTACACTTTGTTGTATTAACCTTTTCCCGGACACGTCATCGCCACCATGTCAAAAATTGCACGTAGATAATCCGTATTCTGGCGTGTAGGGCACGAAatgtactgactttatatcaagtcaatggcggcgaaaaggttaaagtcGGTGCAGAGTCATCTTAGACAGACTATGCAtagaaatataacaaaaatagttAGCTTAACACTCCATTCCCGCAGTGAACATGCTAAAAACCCGCTTTTCTGTTTacccctatggttgactggtagagaatgccgatAATGGCATTAattccgcctgttgtacactttttatgtgcaataaagtttaaaataaataaataataaaaacaaatttctatTTAATTCAATGTTCCATATCTGAAATCCTAGCCTCGCTCACTAAACTCTGAATCTCCAGTTGCAATCGTAGCGCTTTCTGCAAATTCATTTTCCTCAACTGTGACGCTATGAATTTCCCATAAATATCAAACTCATCCTCTTTGGCCTCATTGTCTATGCTATTTCTATATGATCTGTCCGAGTTGTCGGTACTGTGGCgatgtttaaattttttcttCTTTAGTTTGTATGAGCTCTGTGACGCTTCTTGCTTTATGTCTTCCTCGGGCTCAGGTTTGAGGACTAGAAGGAAGTTATCTTGCTCGGACTCGAAGGGGTCCGAGTTTGAGTTATCATTGACTTCGTCTGGACTAACCCATATTTTTTGATATGATTCATCAATTTGTTCTTCATgctataaaaattaataaaaaatcacaTTTAATCATTAGTTATAGTATAGTTATTAAGGatagttatgtatatagttctaacacttagataagattatttaaatttaaggtaaTTACTAACCCAATGATCCCCGATggtcttaaataaagaattttatttatttatttattacatttttggaTATCATTGTCAAGTGGATGGATAAGATATGGTAAGTATATATCACAAGaattaagataaagataaagcaaagcctgttgcggattacatcatttgtaagtagatgacgaagcctgtagctgatttgcttttgtgtccacttgacgaagcctgtgtTGCTGATCGAGAactatgcatggactttctatttactgttttatattGCTTACCAGATATAAAGTAAAcaaattacatatatattatatgggaATATTCTGGCATATCAATAACTTATTtcaatatatgtatgtgtaagcattttgaatattttgacaAACACACAGATACTTTAAATCACATATTTGATCAGTTCATCTTTAGTGAACACCCGGCAATCCATTGTggcttgtaaagtccagctatcactttactaaaagcAAATTATTACTGATATTAATAATGAACAAATTCATGCTCAATGAGCTTCTGCGAGCTCGCTGTTGTAATGAGCAAAATTATCAATTGAAGAAGAAATGGCATAGAAAATCAATCTCTAGCCTGTTATTGCTAATGCAAAAAGAAAATTTGTTGTCACTTAAAAACCCACAGCAAGAAACATAAAGATCCTTTCCAGATTATGTGGATTACATAGTTTAAAGATGAAACAGCGTAGGTACTTACATCAAAAAACGTATCGTCCATAACGTCCAGACCTCTTCTAAGCGTCTTGCTAAAACGTTTATGCCAAGCATAGAACCATTTAATCGAAGGCTTGAAAACAGAGTCCGGGCTAGAACGTTTACGTATTTTATTGACCTCCTGGATGTAGGTGGACCTTAAGTTCTTAATCTTCGTTCTCACTTCAGGTTCCGTCAAAGGCATGCCCGTAGCAGCTCGGAATTCacctataattttagtataagcTTTGTGCCTATCTGGTTTGGATTTGTACTCGGGAACTCTAGGATTCCAGAGTGCTTCATTCTCCAGGTACAATTTGACAAAAGTACACGTTTCTTTTTCGCTCCATCTCATGTTTGTTtatattgtttgttgtttttcaatgtttattaaataaataaactaacgtCGCCCTAGCACGGCATTTGTTGTTTGACAATGACAGTACGATAAGATTGTATGTATTGggttatttttctatttaaaatatgcaacttaattaatatatttataaagtcCAAATTGCTATGTCGGATTCGTagaaaactacaaaaatatCTTCAACCTAAACGTGTCCAACCATAAACAAtgatttcttttgtttatgATGATTGAATGCCGGCTATACACGTTActgtagttggtcaagcaaatcttgtcagcagaaaaaggtGCCAAAATTGAATCTTCTATGGGACGACATCTCTTCgcgccatgaatctagtataactggatcggtcatgaggggcggggggaaatgaccgaacgggatagtcttatgtatctttcagtaggaatagcagagaaagcgctgtttgtccttgtcacagtctcacatttttttttattccccaccgtaaatttagtatggtttatggtgggctacaaatcttctcgaccaatcatattgtcgcattgcgtatgttttgtccctcacggggcACGCGTTTAGCTGATCTATGCTTCGCGCttacatttttttcaatttgccgcctttttctactgacagatttgtttgaccagctatatataTCGTTTAGGGGGTTTGgtttgtgtttttagggttccgtagccaaaatggtACAAACTACAAAAACGGAATCCATATACTTTCGACgtatctgtctgtctatatgACTACAAGGACACTATAaggatattttaataaaatttggtacaTTTAGGAAGCTTTTACAAAGCGACATTTATTTTTCTGATATTGCATCAATGTGAACCATGGTTCACATTATCAGTCATCATGATGACTGATAATGATCAAATAAAATACTGCAATTTGCATTTTCAGATTGGCTCCAGATGGGAATGGGATGGGAGCTGATTTAGCTGAtattgtatttgtaaataaaaaattaacaagGAGATATTATACTAATaatcatgttttattattattataaaacaaatcatGAATTTAATCTTTGGTTCAACATTCCAAATTACAGGAATAACTTCATCATTTTAAGAGGTGTCCTCTTGTGAGTGGAGTATTTTCCATTTCTCCCTCTCGTAT includes:
- the LOC134746753 gene encoding uncharacterized protein LOC134746753 — protein: MRWSEKETCTFVKLYLENEALWNPRVPEYKSKPDRHKAYTKIIGEFRAATGMPLTEPEVRTKIKNLRSTYIQEVNKIRKRSSPDSVFKPSIKWFYAWHKRFSKTLRRGLDVMDDTFFDHEEQIDESYQKIWVSPDEVNDNSNSDPFESEQDNFLLVLKPEPEEDIKQEASQSSYKLKKKKFKHRHSTDNSDRSYRNSIDNEAKEDEFDIYGKFIASQLRKMNLQKALRLQLEIQSLVSEARISDMEH